AATTTGTGTCGCAGTGATGTGCTTTTCATTACTGAGAATTGGGAAAACGTAATTCTCAACACTAGCACCGGTAAATGGTTTGTAATAATTAAGAATTTTAATTGCGGGAGCTAAGACCTCTAAGTCAAAATTCTTCCTTGTTTTTGAACGAGTATAAATCAGTCTTTCCTTCTTTATATCCGACCATTTAAGTTTAGCCATATCCGTAAAATTCATTCCCCTGGTGTAAAAGCTGAAAAGAAAATAGTTCTTCGAATCGTATTCATGAGTTCCAGCTTTAATTTTGAGAGCAATTATTTTATTCATTTGCTCCTTGGTAAGAGCTCTTTTAATAGTTGTTGTATCCAATTTCGAAATTTTATATTCGTTAAAAGGATAGTATTGCTTATCGCAATATCCCTCTTGAATTGCTTGATTAAAAACCGCTCTCAGGGTTCGCATATAAACGCTAATTGAATTTGTACTTACACCTCTTGATAAAAAGCTCCCTTCATATTTTTTTAAAAATGATTCATCAATATCCCGGAAGCTTAAATCCTGCCCATTTCTATATTTAGACAAAGCTCTTTTACAGTCTTTATAGGCATTGGCATTGCCGATTCTGTTTATGCTTTCAAGCCCTGCTGTGATCTCATCAATGAATTGAAAAACTGTAATTTTTTTAGAAGATCCCTTGATAACCTTTTTTAGCTGATTTGCAGAGTAGCCGGTATCTTTACTTTCAAGACCTAAAACCGCCTTCTCTGCATCATTTTTCAATTTAGTCAGATAGAATCGCAGCTCAAACTGATTGGGGTGCTTTTTATTGGGCTGCTCATTTTTAGCATCCCAAAATTCTGGTTTGCAGTAATAACCAGTAAAGGAGAAAGATGCTTTTTTATCTTTTATTGTCCGGAGAACAATTGGAGATTCACCATTTTTCTTTTGTTTTGCAGTACGGAGTAGGATTTTAATTGATGCCATAGTTTAATAATTGGGTACAACATAGGTACAACTTTTATGCCAATAATCAATAAAATACAATAAGTAGCAATAAATGTAAAGCAGTTAATTTATTGAATTACAATAAAATATAAAAATCAATAAATAACAATAAAGGACTGACCAGTTCCTTCTAAGCAGTAGGTCGCGCGTTCGAATCGCGCCGGGATCACAAGGGTTTCACAAGCTTCAAATTCTCTGGTTTAAACATGGTTTAAACAAACCATTAAAACAAGTCACTATTCGAAAAGATAAAAATCCTTAA
This portion of the Bacteroidota bacterium genome encodes:
- a CDS encoding site-specific integrase; this translates as MASIKILLRTAKQKKNGESPIVLRTIKDKKASFSFTGYYCKPEFWDAKNEQPNKKHPNQFELRFYLTKLKNDAEKAVLGLESKDTGYSANQLKKVIKGSSKKITVFQFIDEITAGLESINRIGNANAYKDCKRALSKYRNGQDLSFRDIDESFLKKYEGSFLSRGVSTNSISVYMRTLRAVFNQAIQEGYCDKQYYPFNEYKISKLDTTTIKRALTKEQMNKIIALKIKAGTHEYDSKNYFLFSFYTRGMNFTDMAKLKWSDIKKERLIYTRSKTRKNFDLEVLAPAIKILNYYKPFTGASVENYVFPILSNEKHITATQIDNRIEKLNKATNKDLKVIATNAKIDFNLTTYVARHSFATILKRNGQSTSIISELLGHDSEKTTQIYLDSFGNKELDKASRNILI